The Balaenoptera ricei isolate mBalRic1 chromosome X, mBalRic1.hap2, whole genome shotgun sequence region TACATTCTGTAGGCTTGTTAGCGGATTTCCGGTTAACTTAATGCACGATTTAAACCCTTAGTAACTAGGAATCGTTCCAATTAAGCCAGATTGTATTCCATGATGCTGAGGTTTACAAATAGTTTCCTCTGCATGGCTATcgagttttggagattaatatcCCATTGACTGTTGACTGAAAGACACTTATCAGTATTGCTCTTAGTTGACTGAGTAGAAGAGGATGATCTTACCAGTGCAGGAGAAGTCGAATTTGATGACATTTCACCAGTGTTTCTCTGTAAGGGAAGGAAATTATACATATGTAGTTTATTGAGTTTAGTAATATCCAAATACCACCAAATAACATCCTTAGTCTTGGTTTACCAAAATGAACTGATTGTCCTCCCCCAAGATTAaaaatctgttgaatgaatgcactGATTTGGAAATATGCCCTTCCCAAacacagactgagaaaaaaaaaattaaagtagccTTTTAATGCCAAAATGCCATACCCTTGGCTTACATTTCTTGGGCATTCCAGTAGGTCTATACTGGGATCCTGTCTGATTCCTATCTAAAGGCACTTCACTTGGAACTTTAAATATCACCAGGAAACCCACATTTTGACCTTAATTACTTGTGAATGCCCCCAAAAGCTCTTATAAAGATGGCTGAAAAGGCAAATACAAGGGAGGAAGAGGCAAACAGAAACACATGTGGCAGTAGAagccaaagaagagagaaagtacAGATTCTTAAAATGGGAGGTAGTGCTGGGGAGTGGGTGCTTTCTGCTGTACTtttcaagtgggtgaaaagctgACCATAGCACTTAGTGACTTGGGGCTTTTTATAACATACTTCAGCTGTGGACCCGCTGGTCAATATGAGAGAAGCGTGCGGGGAAAGAGTCAACATCTGGGgctctttcaaaagaaaaaggaatgaggtgACCTCCCCCTTACTCTTATTTTACTATCTTTCTACTCTCTTAAACACGGCCCCTCCCCAGTCCATGTATTCATCGAGCTTCATCTAATTCCAATTGCTCTTGTACCCTTTACCTGAAACAGGATTTTCCAGAAGGCGAACAGAACGCAGCTCACTAGCAGGAACAGGAGACTCATGGCTCCTCTATGGCCCCTTCACTCTTCTCGGGCAGCGAAGCACTCGGCTGGTAGTTGGGAAGCAGGGGGCTGCTAGCCGCTCAGACCACGGAAGCCGCTGACCAGTATGCTAAGCGCCTGGTGCCACTGGGACGCGCGGCAGCGTCCAGCCTTATATACTGGAGAGGGCTTGTGACCTCACAATTGAGCACACGCAGCGGGGCGCTACTCACAACCTGATGACGTAACACCGGCTTTCAGGAAACCAGGCAGCGCCTACTAACCGCCCACCTGGTTACAGAGTTAGAGACGAGGGGAGAGTTTGGGATTTTCGGGAAGCTGAAACATGGTAGAAGTACAGACTCTAAATTGACTGGTTAAatactagattttaaaaatgctcccccttcctttttttttttgttaagataAATTTATCTTTGCTGCAACCACTCCATTATTCATTTCAAAAACAAGTTCAAAAACGAAGTAGAAAGGCTGTAAAAGTAGTTACCTACAAATTGTGAGTCTTGGCCAAATACCTCCTCCCTAGCCCCGCTGCTATTTTAGGATTCACTCCAACCCTATTCACACTGGGATAGTTAATGTACATTTGTGTCACTGTACAGTTTAAAAAGTAATTCCAGGGTCGTTCCTCCACATAGTTCTCACAATCATTTTGTGCTATACGTATTTTTAATACTGTGTCTACTTTTGGAAATGCAGAAACAGATTCAGGTGTTAAGTAAACTCATTTGAAACTAGTAGCAAAAGCACGACTTGAACCCACAGAGTATGAGTCCTGAGATAAACTCTCCCATTCCCTTACCCTCATCCCCATCCCCAGGACCTCTACCTACACTTGTGAGCCTCAAGTATTTACTATTCTCCACCCAAGGAATTGAACAGTATATTTGGATTAGATAATGAGAGGGGATAGATACAGGAATCATTGTACTAGACAAGTTAGAAGCGTTCAAGAAATTCAGGTAAATGTACAAAACGGCACTGAACTAAAACGCAGAACTAAAAGCAATAGCCAGGGTAATCTCAAGATGAGTGTCAAAGTGTAATCCACTAACCCTGCTTGGGGAATAACTCAAATCTTCATATAGACAGGAAGGAGAGGAATTACATGTATACATTTTTCATATCAAACTTATTTCCCAATTATGAGTTCAGAgcttaaagatttatttaacaCGTATTTATTAAACTCCCACATAAAGGGTGGGCACTGTGCTGTATTCTGGGAATATGACTATGGGCAAAAATAAAGTCTCTGCTCACCTGGAATGTGCACTCTAGTGTGAGAGATAGACATTAATCAATCAAATACTCACAGAAATAATGTAAAAGTATTAATGAGATAAGTGATAAGAAGTACATGATGGCACAGGAGCTTATAATAGGATATGAGATGTAAAGGAGAGTGAAGGTCCTGGCTTTATGGCCTACTCAATTGGATGGATGGGAAATAACCAAGTATGGGGACGCTGATCGTGAATTTGGTgttggacatgttgagtttgaggtgactttgaaacataaaataattgatCTCAGGGAAATAAGTGAAAACGTACATTTGGGAGGCATCTGCATATAAATGACAATTGAAGCTCTAGATGTGTAAGAAACTCCCTCATGTCAGTGTAGGGCGTACAAACTGAAAGAGAAGTAAGAATAGAACACTGAaggatttaaatatttaatagttgGGTGATAACGCTTCCTTTGGCATGTAATTGTGGTTATCTTaacatttaatttcttatttcatcAAATAAAATTGAGTAAAGGCCAGTAACATTGTCTCTAACaatagaattttgaattttgatcttacTGGTATCCAAGGGAGCACCTCAAAGATTTGGGAAAATAGTCTCATCATGCACATTGACTGTTGCTAACATTGACTTTTTCTgggcatttttaaaattgtcataaagtatataaaacataGAACTTAAcattttaaccaattttaagtgtacagttctgtggcagtAGGTACATtcgcattgttgtgcaaccatcaccaccatccatctccaaaactttttcatctttcccaaTTGAAaatctgtactcattaaacactaGCTTCCTATTCTCACCTCCACACAtgccctggaaaccaccattctactctctgtctctatgaatttgactatactAGGTACCTTATATAAGTGGTATTACACAATATTTGTTGcgttgtgactggtttatttcacttagcataatgtcttcaaggttcatccatgttgtagcccttgtcagaatttccttccttttaaagctgaataatatttcactgcaACAATAACTTAAACAAAAAGAGTTGATTAAAAGACAAGCAATTCAGTGTGGGCACGGGAGATTCATAAACGTATTGGGAACCCTGGTCTGTTACATTCTGTTGCTTTGTCATCTTCAACATACATCTTCCACCTCATGGTCCAAGTTGTTGCTGAACTGTTCTGTTACCAGGCTGGTGGAAGATGTGAGAAGGACGTGCCTCCTTTCTTTTAAGGACATTTCCCCAAAGTTGCACATGATACTATCACTTTCATTTTACTGGCCAGAATGTAGATACATGGCCAAATCTAGCTGCAAAGGAGGCCAAGAAATACAGTATTTATTCTGGGTACTGATAAGCCCAATCAAAATTTATGGTTATGCTACTGAGAAAGAGAGGATGAGGAATTATTGAAGGATGTCTATCAATCTCTGTGACATCTTCTAAAGGAGGGGATTTAGAATTTGTCTCAGGATACCAACCATCCTTGCACCCATAAGACGCACATGAACTCCATCATTTGTAAGGGCTTGGCTGATATTTGAAGATTAGGGAAAATGAGGGGGGAGGACAGCAATCTGGCTTGTTCAGAATTCCACCCATCTACATCTTCCACCTTGCTTTAATTGAAATTGTCTAAAAAtggttcttcccttccaattgTTGTTCTTTGAGAACAAGTTCCGAGTAGATCACACCTATTCAAGGCCACGTGACTGGGCCTACTGCACTAACCATTTATATGTTGATACTTTTTCCTATTAACTGACATAATTTTGTGCTGATTGCTGTAAAAACAGAAGAACATAAAACgtttattttatgaaattcaaTTAGGACATATTTTAGAGAAACTAAACAAAAATGAACTAAGAAACatatgttgaattttttctttctgatcatgCATTCTCTAGTCACATATTTCATCAACAGAGGGCATTGtaggtttatttcattttttttggttgCTCTGTACTTTTCAATTACAGCTTCCTTTCATTTGGAATTGCACCATATTATCCAGGGCCAAATAAATAAGTGGTATGTTGTATTTGTTAAATATAGCACAGATCATTGATCTGTGACACCATAATCCAGACTTCACTACATATAAATTGCCATAGAATTTTGCTGAGAACATGCCCTTTCAAATTAATCATATTTGAGTCAAAATTACTAGaccatatttcttttatttgaaaagaaaaaggctaAAGACTGTGTATGTTATGATCAACCCTAACttgagaaattttttgttcctCTACCCCCATATCACCTCTGATGCTGTAATATaggcaaaataaaaagattatataATCTGAATGATGATGCTTAaatctgatattttattttcagtggcATTGTTTTACTTTAAGTGACATTTAGAGCTTATTTTAAGTGACCTTTAGAGCCGTAATATGTTCTGGAAAGTATTAAGGGACTTGGAAGAAAAATTGCTTTTAGCTTTTTTACTAAGAGAATGAGGTACAATGTCCATCTCAAATTGAGACTTTAACAATTCATTATGTTTGTCACTGAAACTTTGAAATGCCAACctgaaaattgtattaaaatataatttgcagCTTTTTTATAACTTGTAATAATGGAAAATATGATAATTGTTCTTAATGTCAGTGGGAAATTTAAGTACAATACATGATTTTTCTAGTAATACATATAGTTGAGTTGTCT contains the following coding sequences:
- the CT83 gene encoding kita-kyushu lung cancer antigen 1, giving the protein MSLKERRHVLLTSSTSLVTEQFSNNLDHEVEDRNTGEMSSNSTSPALVRSSSSTQSTKSNTDKCLSVNSQWDINLQNSIAMQRKLFVNLSIMEYNLA